From Chryseobacterium sp. IHB B 17019, one genomic window encodes:
- a CDS encoding SMI1/KNR4 family protein, producing the protein MELKFFKDFDFTDFWNESSYSERDYIEEFPDDEMIASVEKELGYKLPASYIELMRIQNGGLVEKSCFPTTESTSWAEDHVAITGIMGIGRNKTYSICGELGSKFMIEEWGYPNDGVYVGDCPSAGHDMILLDYSKCGKDGEPEVVHVDQESDYKKTFLAKDFETFIKGLKNEEEFDVE; encoded by the coding sequence ATGGAATTAAAATTTTTCAAAGACTTTGATTTTACAGATTTCTGGAATGAAAGCAGCTATTCGGAGAGAGATTATATCGAAGAATTTCCGGATGATGAAATGATAGCTTCTGTTGAGAAAGAGCTCGGTTACAAGCTTCCTGCGTCATACATCGAACTGATGAGGATTCAGAATGGAGGATTGGTGGAAAAATCTTGCTTTCCGACAACAGAAAGTACTTCCTGGGCGGAAGATCACGTAGCTATTACCGGAATTATGGGAATTGGAAGGAATAAAACGTACTCGATCTGCGGAGAATTGGGAAGTAAGTTTATGATCGAGGAATGGGGATATCCAAACGATGGAGTGTATGTAGGTGATTGCCCGTCTGCCGGTCATGATATGATTTTGCTGGATTATTCAAAATGTGGGAAAGATGGTGAACCGGAGGTTGTGCACGTTGATCAGGAAAGCGATTATAAAAAGACTTTTCTGGCAAAAGATTTTGAAACATTTATTAAAGGCTTAAAAAATGAAGAAGAATTTGATGTTGAATAA
- a CDS encoding 3-hydroxyacyl-CoA dehydrogenase NAD-binding domain-containing protein, which yields MKNVGIIGAGTMGIGIAQVAATNGCKVWVYDANAKQVETATVGLEKTLTKLVDKQKISAEKMTEILANISIATELKDFKDCELIIEAIIENKEIKTKVFTELEKHVSESCVIGSNTSSISITSLGAELQKPERFIGIHFFNPAPLMPLVEVIPSLLTEKSLAEKIYNLMKDWGKMPVIAKDIPGFIVNRIARPYYGEALRIVEENIATPEQVDEAMKTIGNFKMGPFELMDLIGVDVNFSVTTTVYKDYFYDPKYKPSLLQQRMSEAKLHGRKTGKGFYDYTEGAEKPVAQKDDALYQQIFLRIISMLINEAVEAKRLGVANDEDIELAMQKGVNYPKGLLAWGKEIGYAKISETLQYLYEEYQEERYRQSSLLRKM from the coding sequence ATGAAAAATGTAGGAATTATCGGTGCCGGAACTATGGGAATTGGCATCGCACAAGTAGCCGCAACAAACGGATGCAAAGTTTGGGTCTATGACGCGAATGCAAAACAAGTAGAAACGGCAACGGTAGGTTTGGAAAAAACATTAACTAAATTGGTTGATAAACAAAAAATTTCGGCAGAAAAAATGACTGAAATTCTAGCTAATATTTCCATCGCTACCGAATTGAAGGACTTCAAAGATTGCGAATTAATCATCGAAGCCATTATCGAAAATAAAGAAATTAAAACCAAAGTTTTCACGGAGTTAGAAAAGCATGTTTCAGAAAGCTGTGTGATTGGTTCTAATACATCCTCAATTTCAATCACCTCTCTCGGTGCGGAATTACAAAAACCGGAGCGTTTCATCGGAATTCACTTCTTCAATCCGGCTCCTTTGATGCCTTTGGTTGAGGTCATTCCATCTTTACTTACAGAAAAATCTTTAGCGGAAAAAATCTACAATCTCATGAAAGATTGGGGCAAAATGCCTGTGATTGCTAAGGATATTCCTGGATTTATTGTGAACAGAATTGCCCGTCCTTACTACGGTGAAGCCTTGAGAATTGTTGAAGAGAATATCGCTACTCCGGAACAGGTGGATGAAGCCATGAAAACAATCGGAAACTTCAAAATGGGGCCTTTTGAATTAATGGATTTAATTGGTGTTGATGTAAATTTCTCTGTAACAACAACCGTTTACAAAGATTATTTCTACGACCCAAAATATAAACCATCTTTATTACAACAAAGAATGTCGGAAGCCAAACTTCACGGCAGAAAAACCGGAAAAGGCTTCTACGATTACACTGAAGGTGCAGAAAAACCTGTTGCTCAAAAAGACGATGCTCTTTATCAACAAATATTTTTAAGAATTATTTCAATGTTAATCAATGAAGCCGTGGAAGCGAAAAGATTAGGCGTTGCGAACGATGAAGATATTGAATTAGCAATGCAAAAAGGAGTTAATTATCCAAAAGGATTATTGGCTTGGGGAAAAGAAATCGGTTATGCAAAAATCTCCGAAACCCTACAGTATCTTTACGAAGAATATCAGGAAGAAAGATACAGACAAAGCTCATTACTGCGTAAAATGTAA
- a CDS encoding enoyl-CoA hydratase/isomerase family protein — MYTQLDIETHFDGKLKIAYLNQPDTMNALTKPSLSDLKDFIKECSDDETVRCVAISGRGRAFCSGQNLDDAFVQGNEHHDNDIIRKIVVDYYNPLVTEITHCKKPVVALVNGPAVGAGAMLALISDFVLAVDKSYFAQAFSNIGLIPDTGGTYFLPKLLGRQLANYLAFTGKRLSAEEAKSYGLVAEVFTEEEFAPKSMEILEKMANMPTAAIKLTKKAFAASYNNTLKEQLELEGDLQQAAAETEDFKEGVQAFLQKRKPNYKGK; from the coding sequence ATGTACACACAACTCGATATTGAAACGCATTTTGACGGAAAACTTAAAATTGCTTACCTCAATCAGCCAGACACAATGAACGCGCTTACAAAGCCTTCTTTATCAGATCTAAAAGATTTTATTAAAGAATGCAGCGATGACGAAACAGTAAGATGTGTTGCCATTTCAGGGAGAGGAAGAGCCTTTTGCTCTGGTCAGAACCTGGATGATGCTTTTGTGCAAGGCAATGAGCATCATGACAACGATATTATCAGAAAAATTGTAGTAGATTATTACAATCCTCTGGTTACAGAAATTACACATTGCAAAAAACCGGTTGTAGCATTGGTAAATGGCCCTGCAGTAGGAGCTGGTGCGATGTTGGCTTTGATTTCTGACTTTGTTTTGGCAGTTGACAAATCATATTTTGCTCAGGCGTTTTCAAACATTGGATTGATTCCTGATACGGGTGGAACGTATTTCTTACCAAAATTATTGGGGAGACAATTGGCAAATTACTTAGCATTTACAGGAAAAAGATTATCTGCGGAAGAAGCAAAATCTTACGGGTTGGTGGCTGAAGTTTTCACTGAGGAAGAATTCGCACCAAAATCAATGGAAATCCTTGAAAAAATGGCAAATATGCCGACTGCAGCGATTAAATTAACTAAAAAAGCATTCGCAGCTTCTTACAATAATACGTTGAAAGAGCAACTGGAATTAGAAGGTGATTTGCAACAGGCAGCAGCTGAAACAGAAGATTTTAAAGAAGGTGTACAAGCCTTTTTACAAAAAAGAAAACCTAATTATAAAGGAAAATAA
- a CDS encoding SMUG2 DNA glycosylase family protein, whose product MNKTFAEQVVDFNRNLKYSGNLPDDFQVLNPYLDNPETMEVMQQFYQKFYNDSNKRKFLIGINPSRHGAGVTGVPFTDTKRLESVCGITMKSTYTHEVSSVFMYDMIAEYGGVEEFYRDIYINSPFPLTIVRKSKGSWINANYYDDKELFNDVKDFMIDSLKKHLSLHLDISEVFILGKKNADFISKLNREAKLFDKMTVLEHPRYIQQYKSKEKELYINKYILELKK is encoded by the coding sequence ATGAATAAAACCTTTGCAGAACAAGTTGTTGATTTTAACCGGAATTTAAAATACAGCGGAAATCTTCCCGATGACTTTCAGGTGTTGAATCCATATCTGGATAATCCGGAAACAATGGAAGTGATGCAACAATTTTATCAAAAGTTTTACAATGATTCCAATAAGAGGAAGTTTTTGATCGGAATCAATCCAAGCCGCCACGGAGCGGGCGTTACAGGAGTTCCTTTCACCGACACAAAACGCCTGGAAAGCGTTTGTGGAATTACAATGAAATCAACGTATACTCATGAAGTTTCTTCCGTTTTTATGTATGACATGATCGCTGAATATGGTGGTGTAGAAGAGTTTTACAGAGATATTTATATCAATTCGCCGTTTCCTTTGACTATTGTCAGAAAATCTAAAGGAAGCTGGATCAATGCCAATTATTATGATGATAAAGAGCTTTTTAATGACGTAAAAGATTTTATGATTGATTCATTAAAAAAGCACCTCAGCTTACATCTCGATATTTCGGAAGTTTTTATTTTGGGAAAAAAGAATGCTGATTTTATTTCAAAATTAAATCGAGAAGCAAAACTTTTCGATAAAATGACGGTTCTGGAGCATCCGAGGTATATTCAACAATACAAATCGAAGGAAAAAGAACTTTACATCAACAAATATATTCTTGAGCTTAAAAAATAA
- the pcaF gene encoding 3-oxoadipyl-CoA thiolase, producing the protein MNNVYIIDYIRTPISKLQGGLSEVRADDLAAIVLKDIVARNPEVPVEEIEDVIFGCANQAGEDNRNVARMGLLLAGLPYKIGGETVNRLCASGMSAVANAFRSIASGEGEIYIAGGVEHMTRSPYVMSKPSTAFGRDSQMFDTTFGWRFINPKMKEMYGVDGMGDTAENLADMHNISREDQDKFALWSQQKATKAQESGRLAEEIVKVEIPQKKGDPKIFDKDEFIKPTSSMEGLGKLRPAFRKEGGTVTAGNASGMNDGAAALILASEEAVKKYGLKPKAKILGSSVAGVEPRIMGIGPVEATQKLLKRLNLSLDDMDVIELNEAFAAQSLAVTRSLGLKDDDSRVNPNGGAIAIGHPLGVSGARIIGSAALELQKQNKKYALCTLCIGVGQGYAMVIEKV; encoded by the coding sequence ATGAACAACGTATATATCATAGATTACATCAGAACTCCTATTTCAAAATTACAGGGAGGTTTATCAGAAGTGAGAGCCGATGATTTGGCGGCAATCGTTCTAAAAGACATTGTTGCAAGAAACCCTGAAGTTCCTGTTGAGGAAATTGAGGATGTTATTTTCGGATGCGCAAATCAAGCGGGAGAAGATAACAGAAACGTAGCCAGAATGGGACTTTTATTAGCTGGACTTCCGTACAAAATCGGAGGTGAAACAGTAAACAGACTGTGTGCTTCTGGAATGTCGGCGGTGGCGAATGCTTTCCGTTCAATTGCTTCTGGTGAAGGTGAAATTTACATCGCAGGTGGAGTGGAGCATATGACGCGTTCACCTTATGTAATGTCAAAACCAAGTACAGCTTTTGGGAGAGACAGCCAGATGTTTGACACTACTTTCGGATGGAGATTTATTAATCCAAAAATGAAAGAAATGTACGGTGTTGACGGAATGGGAGACACTGCTGAAAACTTAGCCGATATGCACAACATCAGCAGAGAAGATCAGGATAAATTTGCTCTTTGGTCACAACAAAAAGCCACAAAAGCTCAGGAAAGCGGAAGATTGGCAGAAGAAATTGTAAAAGTTGAAATTCCACAAAAGAAAGGCGATCCAAAAATTTTCGATAAAGATGAATTCATTAAACCAACTTCTTCAATGGAAGGTCTTGGAAAACTTCGTCCGGCTTTCAGAAAAGAAGGCGGAACGGTAACTGCCGGAAATGCTTCAGGAATGAATGACGGAGCCGCAGCTCTTATTTTAGCAAGTGAAGAAGCGGTTAAAAAATACGGGTTGAAACCAAAAGCTAAGATTTTAGGATCTTCTGTTGCTGGTGTTGAGCCAAGAATCATGGGAATCGGACCAGTTGAAGCAACTCAGAAATTATTGAAAAGATTGAATCTTTCACTAGACGACATGGATGTTATCGAATTGAATGAAGCTTTTGCCGCTCAATCTTTAGCAGTAACCAGAAGCTTAGGTTTAAAAGATGACGATTCAAGAGTAAATCCAAACGGAGGAGCCATCGCGATCGGTCACCCACTTGGAGTTTCCGGTGCCAGAATTATCGGTTCTGCTGCTTTAGAACTTCAAAAACAAAATAAAAAATATGCCTTGTGTACTCTTTGTATCGGTGTTGGACAAGGTTATGCAATGGTAATTGAAAAAGTATAA
- the paaZ gene encoding phenylacetic acid degradation bifunctional protein PaaZ, which yields MNKLKNYIHGEWIEGTGNGIPLFNAVTGEKVAVSDTEGLNFEQALDYGRTVGYKNLSSMTFYDRGEMLKKVALYLLERKKKYYELSYKTGATHVDSWVDIEGGFGTFFTYSGLAKRMLPNTPFWVDGDTQKISANGTFLGTHILTPSEGVSIQINAYNFPVWGMLEKLSTSLLAGVPSIVKPSPFGSYLTNAVFQDMIESGILPEGAVQLVCGEPGNILDYVQDGDSVLFTGSATTGRKLKSLPSVAGNAVRFNMEADSLNCSILGLDAKPGTPEFNLFIKEVRNEMTTKAGQKCTAIRRIIVPENLVGDVQNALSKALDQTKIGSPLSRETRMGSLVGRQQYDEVVRKIDILKTENELVYDGKHELVDASYENGAFMSPKLFLNDKPFEKNISHDVEAFGPVSTLMPYKDAEEAAALAKRGKGSLVGSIVSYDDNFVAETSWKMASQHGRIFVLNRDNAKESTGHGSPLPTLMHGGPGRAGGGEEMGGLSGLHFFLQKTAIQGTPDTLTAITKVYQQGAEKKFADKHPFQKYFEDVEVGDSLETAGRTVTDADIVNFSNVSWDHFYAHTDATSLTGTIFDKTVAHGYFILSAAAGLFVSGKKGPVIANYGLENCSFFKPVYAGDTMTVYLTAKEKINRGVKGRNIPSGVVKWLVEVVNQRDEIVCVATILTLVAKKSPFIDLNLKNIQKTLNGLTENTQPSWGKMSPQQMIEHLEHGVLVSLGEPEADKCFTPEEQLEKWQDSLYNHRKMPKDFPAPFLAEDEKLLELRHKNLEAAKQSFMDNLKRFSIYYKENPQAEHMNFVFGKLNKEMWELMHKKHFTHHFEQFGLI from the coding sequence ATGAACAAACTAAAAAACTATATCCACGGCGAATGGATTGAAGGTACCGGAAACGGGATTCCTTTATTCAATGCTGTAACGGGAGAAAAGGTTGCTGTTTCTGATACAGAAGGGCTGAATTTTGAACAGGCTCTAGATTATGGCAGAACAGTCGGTTACAAAAATCTTTCTTCAATGACTTTCTATGATCGTGGAGAAATGTTGAAAAAGGTGGCGCTTTACCTGTTGGAAAGAAAGAAAAAATATTATGAATTATCATATAAAACCGGGGCAACTCATGTTGATTCCTGGGTAGATATCGAAGGAGGTTTCGGTACGTTTTTCACCTATTCCGGATTGGCGAAGAGAATGCTCCCAAATACTCCGTTTTGGGTAGATGGAGATACTCAGAAAATCTCTGCTAATGGAACTTTCCTGGGAACTCACATTTTAACGCCGAGTGAAGGGGTTTCAATTCAGATTAATGCTTATAATTTCCCTGTCTGGGGAATGTTGGAAAAACTGTCAACTTCATTGTTGGCGGGCGTTCCTTCAATCGTGAAGCCATCTCCGTTTGGTTCTTATCTTACGAATGCTGTTTTCCAGGATATGATCGAAAGTGGGATTCTTCCGGAAGGAGCCGTTCAATTGGTTTGTGGTGAGCCGGGAAATATTCTGGATTATGTTCAGGATGGAGATTCTGTATTATTTACGGGTTCTGCAACGACAGGTAGAAAATTAAAATCTTTACCTTCTGTGGCCGGAAATGCTGTTCGTTTCAATATGGAAGCCGATTCTCTGAACTGCTCAATTCTTGGATTGGACGCTAAACCAGGAACTCCGGAATTTAATCTGTTCATCAAAGAAGTTCGTAACGAAATGACCACGAAGGCCGGACAAAAATGTACGGCGATCAGAAGAATTATTGTTCCGGAAAATTTAGTTGGAGACGTTCAGAATGCTTTATCTAAAGCGTTGGATCAGACTAAAATCGGAAGTCCTTTAAGCAGGGAAACCAGAATGGGCTCTTTGGTAGGAAGACAGCAATACGATGAAGTGGTAAGAAAAATTGATATTTTAAAAACTGAAAACGAACTTGTTTATGACGGGAAACACGAGCTTGTAGATGCAAGCTATGAAAACGGAGCATTTATGAGTCCGAAATTATTCTTAAATGATAAACCTTTTGAGAAAAATATCTCTCATGATGTCGAGGCTTTCGGGCCGGTTTCTACGTTAATGCCTTACAAAGATGCGGAAGAAGCTGCAGCCTTAGCAAAAAGAGGAAAAGGAAGTTTAGTAGGTTCAATTGTTTCTTATGACGACAACTTCGTGGCGGAAACTTCATGGAAAATGGCTTCTCAACACGGTAGAATTTTCGTGTTAAACAGAGATAATGCAAAAGAAAGTACAGGTCACGGTTCGCCGCTTCCGACTTTGATGCATGGTGGTCCCGGAAGAGCTGGTGGGGGCGAGGAAATGGGCGGATTAAGCGGTCTTCATTTCTTCCTTCAGAAAACAGCAATTCAGGGTACTCCGGATACATTGACGGCAATTACCAAAGTATATCAGCAGGGAGCGGAGAAAAAATTTGCAGATAAACACCCTTTTCAGAAATATTTTGAAGACGTTGAAGTTGGAGATTCGTTGGAAACAGCGGGCAGAACGGTTACCGATGCTGATATCGTTAATTTCTCCAATGTTTCGTGGGATCATTTCTACGCACACACAGATGCAACGAGCTTAACAGGAACGATCTTCGATAAAACCGTTGCTCACGGATATTTTATCCTTTCTGCGGCGGCGGGATTGTTCGTTTCAGGTAAAAAAGGACCTGTTATTGCAAATTACGGACTGGAAAACTGTTCTTTCTTCAAACCTGTTTATGCGGGAGATACGATGACGGTTTACTTGACGGCAAAAGAAAAAATCAACCGTGGGGTAAAGGGAAGAAATATTCCTTCCGGAGTTGTAAAGTGGCTTGTTGAGGTTGTGAATCAGAGAGATGAGATAGTTTGTGTAGCGACTATTTTAACATTGGTTGCGAAAAAATCTCCCTTCATCGATTTAAACTTAAAAAATATTCAAAAAACTTTAAATGGCTTAACTGAAAACACCCAGCCAAGTTGGGGCAAAATGTCTCCTCAACAGATGATTGAACATTTGGAGCACGGAGTTTTGGTGAGTTTAGGCGAACCGGAAGCAGATAAATGCTTTACACCGGAAGAGCAGTTGGAAAAATGGCAGGATTCTTTATACAATCACAGAAAAATGCCGAAAGATTTCCCTGCACCATTCTTAGCTGAAGATGAGAAGCTTTTGGAATTAAGACATAAAAATTTGGAAGCTGCAAAACAGTCTTTCATGGATAATTTAAAGAGATTCTCCATTTATTATAAAGAAAATCCGCAAGCTGAGCACATGAATTTCGTGTTCGGAAAATTAAACAAAGAAATGTGGGAACTGATGCATAAAAAACATTTTACCCATCATTTTGAGCAGTTTGGATTGATTTAA
- a CDS encoding PaaI family thioesterase: MNPRQVADYMFDQDYFSQWMNIKIIEVKENYCLLEMPIKKDMINGLKTVHGGVTFAFADSALAFSSNNTGDAAVALNCIINFTKAGREGDIFRAESVLVNDTRKTAVYDIKITNQNEELVAKFVGTVYKIGKKVIEL, from the coding sequence ATGAATCCAAGACAAGTTGCAGATTATATGTTCGATCAGGATTATTTTTCCCAATGGATGAATATCAAAATAATCGAGGTTAAAGAAAATTATTGTTTACTGGAAATGCCCATCAAAAAGGACATGATTAATGGGTTAAAAACCGTTCACGGAGGCGTCACATTTGCTTTTGCAGATTCTGCATTGGCATTTTCGTCCAACAACACCGGAGATGCGGCTGTTGCCCTGAACTGTATCATCAATTTTACCAAAGCCGGAAGAGAAGGCGATATTTTCAGAGCAGAAAGTGTTTTGGTAAATGACACCAGGAAAACCGCTGTTTACGACATTAAAATTACCAATCAAAACGAAGAGTTAGTTGCGAAATTTGTCGGGACAGTTTATAAAATAGGAAAAAAAGTAATAGAATTATAA
- a CDS encoding transposase, with translation MINTESFEFESVYHVFSHVNGKEFIFREETNYQFFLKQLDKYIIQIADIYAYCLLPNHFHLLLRFKNIEGINVEDEHQFLMKNFGNFLNSYAKAFNKKYNRKGALFLNAVKRKKISDEKYLLKVLHYIHNNPINHGFVNKVDQWKHSSYNSYLNLEKESKLNRMEIMQYFDSLDVFKNYHQSNVEYDFLNLE, from the coding sequence ATGATTAATACAGAAAGTTTTGAGTTTGAATCTGTTTATCACGTTTTTTCTCATGTAAATGGAAAAGAATTTATTTTTCGTGAAGAGACAAACTATCAATTTTTTCTGAAACAGTTAGATAAATATATTATCCAAATTGCAGATATTTATGCGTATTGTCTGTTGCCGAATCATTTTCATTTACTATTAAGATTTAAAAATATTGAAGGTATAAATGTTGAAGACGAACATCAGTTTTTAATGAAGAACTTTGGTAATTTTCTGAATTCTTATGCTAAGGCATTTAATAAAAAGTATAATAGAAAAGGAGCTCTTTTTCTTAACGCTGTAAAGCGAAAGAAAATATCAGATGAGAAATATTTACTGAAAGTTTTGCATTACATCCATAATAATCCAATTAATCACGGATTTGTAAATAAGGTTGATCAATGGAAGCATTCTTCATATAATTCATATTTAAATCTTGAGAAAGAAAGTAAATTGAATAGAATGGAGATCATGCAATATTTTGATTCGTTAGATGTTTTTAAGAATTATCATCAATCTAATGTTGAATATGATTTTTTAAATTTAGAATAA
- a CDS encoding acyltransferase, producing MNIYSYHGIRPIIKSSAYVHPQAVIIGNVEIGEEVYIGPNAVIRGDWGKIIIKDGANVQENCTLHVFPGIETVLEESAHIGHGAIIHSGHIGKNCLVGMNAVVMDKAIIGDECIIGALAFVPANFKCDARKLIVGSPAKIIRDVSDEMIKWKTEGTKLYQELAREGKDAILPCEPFTEYVQQTPTKIVDYSIWDDVK from the coding sequence ATGAACATTTACTCATATCACGGAATTCGTCCCATCATAAAATCTTCCGCTTACGTTCACCCACAAGCGGTGATTATCGGAAATGTGGAAATTGGTGAAGAAGTTTATATCGGTCCAAACGCGGTAATCCGTGGTGACTGGGGTAAAATTATCATCAAAGACGGTGCGAATGTTCAGGAAAACTGTACACTTCACGTTTTTCCGGGGATTGAAACTGTTTTGGAAGAATCTGCACACATTGGGCACGGTGCAATCATCCATTCCGGACACATCGGAAAGAATTGTCTTGTTGGAATGAATGCTGTCGTAATGGATAAAGCCATTATCGGAGATGAATGCATCATTGGTGCATTGGCTTTTGTTCCTGCGAATTTCAAATGTGATGCAAGAAAATTAATTGTTGGAAGTCCTGCAAAAATCATCCGTGATGTTTCTGATGAAATGATTAAATGGAAAACAGAAGGCACAAAATTGTATCAGGAACTGGCAAGAGAAGGGAAAGACGCGATTCTGCCTTGCGAGCCTTTTACAGAATATGTTCAGCAAACGCCTACCAAAATTGTTGATTACAGCATTTGGGATGATGTGAAATAA
- a CDS encoding phosphatidylinositol-specific phospholipase C, translated as MNTFTQNWMSNIDGNKKLTELTIPGTHDSATYDTAFMPAQCQTMNFTDQLNSGIRFLDFRLKRGYDADKDHVLWFYHGSLGLNLHFGQVINMLIDFLQRHKDETIIMCVKNEADPSNDSKQEKFYNDFNITISNNYPSYFYRENRIPTLDEVRGKIVFVKRFGTGTVDSSSDGLNLFDKWPNDSMGNFENNGVKYYVQDVYYSWSKGTDRANKFNEFVKSALLNAASGDKDRLYFNFTSGTGATGGILPDTTRPWDLAKVVNPLFLDYLKTYSKGRYGIIPMDYPEYPDYKKLIQSVINTNEFKVAAPAEL; from the coding sequence ATGAACACATTTACACAAAATTGGATGAGTAACATCGATGGTAATAAAAAGCTTACCGAGCTTACCATACCGGGAACTCACGACAGTGCCACTTACGACACGGCTTTCATGCCTGCGCAATGCCAAACCATGAATTTTACAGATCAGCTCAATTCAGGAATACGCTTTTTGGATTTCCGTCTGAAAAGAGGATATGATGCAGATAAAGACCATGTATTGTGGTTTTATCACGGAAGCCTCGGCTTAAATCTTCATTTCGGACAGGTCATCAATATGCTGATAGACTTTTTACAGCGACATAAGGATGAGACCATCATTATGTGTGTAAAAAATGAGGCTGATCCCAGCAATGACAGTAAGCAGGAAAAGTTTTATAATGATTTTAATATTACCATTTCTAATAACTATCCTTCTTATTTTTACCGGGAAAACAGAATTCCGACCCTTGATGAAGTAAGAGGAAAAATTGTCTTTGTGAAAAGATTCGGTACCGGAACCGTGGACAGCAGCAGTGACGGTCTCAATTTATTTGACAAATGGCCAAATGATTCAATGGGTAATTTTGAAAATAACGGTGTAAAATACTATGTTCAGGACGTCTATTACAGCTGGTCAAAAGGTACAGACAGAGCGAATAAATTCAATGAATTCGTGAAAAGTGCATTATTAAATGCTGCAAGCGGAGATAAAGACAGATTATATTTCAATTTTACAAGCGGAACCGGTGCCACCGGAGGAATTCTCCCGGATACAACAAGGCCCTGGGATCTGGCGAAAGTGGTAAATCCTTTATTCTTAGACTATCTGAAAACGTATTCGAAAGGACGATACGGAATCATCCCCATGGATTATCCGGAATATCCTGATTATAAAAAACTGATCCAAAGCGTGATCAATACAAATGAATTTAAAGTTGCTGCTCCGGCAGAATTATAA
- the paaD gene encoding 1,2-phenylacetyl-CoA epoxidase subunit PaaD, with the protein MKNPLEILELVPDPEIPVINIVELGIVREAKVTSENSCEVTITPTYSACPAMFTIEEDIIKIMKENGWDAKVVTKMFPIWTTDWLTDEAREKLRVYGISPPEKGADEHYIGKPKKCPRCGSMNSKQISRFGSTLCKASYQCLDCLEPFDYFKCH; encoded by the coding sequence TTGAAAAATCCTTTAGAAATATTAGAACTCGTTCCCGATCCCGAAATCCCGGTAATCAATATCGTGGAATTAGGCATTGTAAGAGAAGCAAAAGTTACGAGCGAGAATTCTTGTGAAGTAACCATTACTCCGACTTATTCTGCCTGTCCCGCTATGTTTACTATTGAGGAAGACATCATCAAGATCATGAAGGAAAACGGTTGGGACGCGAAAGTGGTCACTAAAATGTTTCCGATTTGGACAACAGATTGGTTGACAGATGAAGCGAGAGAAAAACTTCGTGTCTACGGAATCTCACCTCCCGAAAAAGGAGCCGACGAACACTACATCGGGAAACCGAAAAAATGCCCGCGTTGTGGTTCTATGAACTCAAAGCAGATCAGTAGATTCGGGTCTACTTTGTGTAAGGCTTCATATCAGTGTTTAGACTGTTTAGAGCCTTTTGATTATTTTAAATGTCACTAA